From Planctomycetota bacterium, the proteins below share one genomic window:
- a CDS encoding DUF721 domain-containing protein — protein MKKPAGPQRLGEILNSFLECKGLTNRLKHLELYGAWEEIVGPGILPHTRVAGFAHHKLYVDVDSAAHLHELQTFHKTELLRELRSRVPGTRVLDIVFRPSAMPRR, from the coding sequence ATGAAGAAGCCAGCGGGACCACAACGGCTGGGGGAGATTCTGAACAGCTTCCTGGAGTGCAAGGGCCTCACCAACCGATTGAAGCACCTTGAACTCTACGGAGCCTGGGAGGAAATCGTCGGCCCGGGTATTCTCCCGCACACGCGGGTGGCAGGGTTCGCCCACCACAAGCTGTACGTGGACGTCGACTCCGCCGCCCACCTGCACGAGTTGCAGACGTTCCACAAGACGGAACTGCTGAGGGAGTTGCGTTCGAGGGTGCCGGGCACACGGGTTCTCGACATCGTGTTTCGCCCCTCGGCGATGCCCAGGAGGTAG
- the dnaN gene encoding DNA polymerase III subunit beta, with the protein MKIKCQTAPLHTAFQLVGSVVQQRPTRPILADVLLCAKEGQIELQATDLEIGIRLQIQGGEVIEEGTIAVPQARVASILRETAEEALEIKSEDGHCLITTTDSEFRLPTEVVEEFPELPTFDEGKAYEFDRKEFVEMVTKTSFSAHKGKHRYALNGVLLVIKPSKVEMVATDGRRLAHIEKKAKNPAGTNESLIVPTKALDQIIKVLNDGDEKVRINVSETQVVARTQQAVVSSRLVEGHFPPYESVIPKDHDKKVDLDRERLHSAVRRAALVTSPDSSTVQLCFSKNTLEVRSSAPEAGEARISLPIEYKDEKVDISFNPEFLTEFLRVLEEESVRLEFRDAGSAGLFRAGKDFLYVVMPVSRE; encoded by the coding sequence ATGAAGATCAAGTGCCAGACGGCGCCGCTTCACACGGCATTTCAACTGGTCGGCAGCGTGGTGCAACAGCGGCCTACGAGGCCCATTCTGGCTGATGTATTGCTCTGCGCCAAGGAAGGCCAGATTGAGCTTCAGGCGACAGATCTCGAGATCGGCATTCGCCTTCAGATTCAGGGCGGCGAGGTGATCGAGGAGGGAACCATCGCGGTGCCGCAGGCCCGAGTGGCCTCGATTCTGCGTGAGACCGCAGAGGAGGCTCTTGAGATCAAGAGCGAGGATGGACACTGCCTGATCACGACGACGGACAGCGAATTCCGTCTGCCGACCGAGGTTGTCGAGGAGTTCCCCGAGCTGCCTACCTTTGATGAAGGGAAGGCCTATGAGTTCGACCGTAAGGAATTCGTCGAAATGGTGACCAAGACCTCCTTCTCGGCGCACAAGGGCAAGCACCGCTATGCACTCAATGGCGTGCTCCTGGTGATCAAGCCGAGCAAAGTGGAAATGGTGGCCACTGATGGCCGGCGCCTGGCCCACATCGAAAAGAAGGCCAAGAACCCCGCCGGGACGAATGAGTCGTTGATTGTCCCCACGAAGGCGCTGGACCAGATCATCAAGGTGCTGAACGATGGCGATGAGAAGGTTCGGATCAATGTGAGTGAGACCCAGGTCGTGGCGCGCACCCAGCAGGCGGTTGTCTCCTCGCGTCTCGTCGAGGGCCACTTCCCGCCTTATGAGAGCGTGATCCCAAAGGATCACGACAAGAAGGTGGACCTCGATCGCGAACGACTCCACTCGGCCGTGCGACGCGCGGCGCTGGTTACGAGCCCCGACTCCAGCACCGTGCAACTGTGTTTCTCCAAGAATACCCTTGAGGTCCGCTCTTCCGCGCCGGAGGCTGGCGAGGCGCGCATCAGCCTGCCCATCGAGTATAAAGACGAGAAGGTGGACATCAGCTTCAACCCGGAGTTCCTCACCGAGTTCCTGCGGGTGTTGGAGGAGGAGAGTGTGCGACTCGAGTTCCGGGACGCCGGGAGCGCCGGGCTGTTCCGCGCGGGGAAGGATTTCCTCTACGTGGTCATGCCGGTCAGCCGCGAATGA
- the dnaA gene encoding chromosomal replication initiator protein DnaA, protein MKAGSAAAHGLHLRFCLPNAVGSLWKTRAGKGGALMPQEALWPAILQEIQRNVRSQQFDTWFRSIEMTDLSPQAVTLRVPNSFYHQWLRRHYTDTIQRAVLTVTGQRPAVEFVVHETPASAQVEPPPGPEPRSASPVLTSRPEPRRYYPVDWAARLNKQYVFDTFVAGTSNAVAHAAALAIAENPGQAYNPFFLHGGVGLGKTHLIQAITHHLLAHRPELNLLYLSCENFMNHFIASVQNNEREKFREIYRNKDVLLIDDIHFLCKGAREVTQEEFFHTFNALYNSGKQIVLSSDCPPQELTKLEERLVSRFKWGLVARIDAPSYEMRLAILRTKAQHRGRALPDDVLHFIAENIDSSVRDLEGAVTKVLAFSSLMNKPIDVQLARDALRDSVDHIAAAITMDDVIKAVTVHFQVKLSELQSKKRTQSVAQPRQIAMYLARTLTRHSLEEIGGYFGGRDHTTVMHACDRVRELIETRPSVAGSIEHLTTQLRSKR, encoded by the coding sequence ATGAAGGCTGGGAGCGCGGCAGCTCACGGCTTGCATCTGCGGTTCTGCCTGCCGAACGCTGTGGGTAGCCTGTGGAAAACCCGTGCAGGGAAAGGCGGCGCACTTATGCCACAGGAAGCCCTCTGGCCTGCGATTCTCCAGGAAATCCAGCGAAACGTCCGTTCCCAGCAATTCGACACCTGGTTTCGAAGCATCGAGATGACCGACCTGTCGCCCCAGGCGGTCACGCTGCGGGTGCCGAACTCCTTCTATCACCAGTGGCTACGGCGGCACTACACCGACACGATCCAGCGCGCGGTGCTCACGGTGACAGGCCAGCGCCCGGCGGTGGAGTTCGTCGTCCACGAGACGCCCGCCTCTGCCCAGGTGGAACCTCCGCCCGGGCCAGAGCCGCGTTCCGCGTCCCCGGTTCTCACGTCGCGCCCTGAGCCGCGCCGGTACTACCCTGTTGACTGGGCTGCGCGGCTGAACAAGCAATATGTCTTTGATACCTTTGTGGCCGGCACCTCAAACGCGGTGGCGCACGCAGCGGCTCTGGCGATTGCCGAGAATCCGGGGCAGGCCTACAATCCCTTCTTTCTTCACGGCGGCGTGGGGCTCGGTAAGACCCACCTGATCCAGGCCATCACCCACCACCTGCTCGCACACAGGCCTGAGCTGAACCTGCTGTACCTGTCGTGCGAGAACTTCATGAACCATTTCATCGCCTCCGTGCAGAACAACGAGCGCGAGAAATTCCGGGAGATCTACCGCAACAAGGACGTCCTGCTGATTGACGATATCCACTTCCTGTGCAAGGGCGCGCGCGAGGTGACGCAGGAGGAGTTCTTCCACACGTTCAATGCCCTTTATAACTCAGGCAAGCAGATCGTGCTCTCGAGCGACTGTCCCCCGCAGGAGTTGACGAAACTCGAAGAACGGCTGGTTTCGCGGTTCAAATGGGGCCTCGTCGCCCGTATTGATGCGCCCTCCTATGAGATGCGTCTCGCCATCCTGCGCACGAAGGCCCAGCATCGCGGCCGCGCCCTGCCGGACGACGTCCTCCACTTCATCGCCGAGAATATCGACTCGAGCGTACGCGATCTCGAAGGCGCCGTCACCAAAGTGCTCGCCTTCTCCTCGTTGATGAACAAGCCCATTGATGTCCAGCTTGCCCGCGACGCGCTCCGCGACTCCGTGGACCACATTGCAGCGGCCATCACCATGGACGATGTCATCAAGGCGGTCACCGTACACTTCCAGGTCAAGCTTTCGGAACTCCAGTCGAAGAAACGAACGCAGTCTGTCGCTCAGCCGCGTCAGATCGCCATGTATCTCGCTCGGACCCTCACGCGCCACTCACTCGAGGAGATCGGCGGCTACTTTGGGGGCAGGGACCACACCACTGTCATGCACGCCTGTGACCGGGTGCGCGAACTCATTGAGACGCGGCCATCTGTGGCCGGTTCCATTGAGCATCTGACCACCCAACTCCGCTCCAAACGGTGA